Genomic DNA from Triplophysa rosa linkage group LG6, Trosa_1v2, whole genome shotgun sequence:
CTAAAACAGATCTTTAATTTTTCTCTGCAGTCTCTCCAGAACAGTAGTTACAACCACTTCTCAGCTATTTATTACCTGCTGCTAGAAAGAGTGAAGGAGCACCGCAGCCAGCAGCTCAGCCGCCAGTGCGGGGCCTGGAATCCAAGATCCAGGACGGCATCCGATTCCTCCACCCCGGAGGTGAATGTCAAAGCAAGAACTGCTCTGTGTATGTCTCCTGTGTGAGATTCAATCCCTCTTTGCTAACTCAGCTCTTCCTTTGTTCATCTCATTTTCAAGGTGATTATGGAGTCATCTGAAAGCTTAAGGACGTCCGCTTTTCATGCTGCCTCAAAGGTGAACACTCCTGTCCATTCGGAGAGCGAATGCGAACAAGGAGGACTTTTTCAGGTCAGTATTAAAGTCTCTGTGAGATTGTGAGTTGCAATTGAAAGTTTGTTGCCTTTTCCTGCATTAAGGAGACACAACAGAAGGGGGCAGAAGATAAAAATcccattgattttttttctaactagagaaattattttctaactagagaaattgtttttTGAACCTATTCAAAGACAAACCTAGTGTAAACTCTGAGATTAAGCCAGACTTGACTGttacttcaactttattttttaagaaaattataCCTAATAGGTGAATTACTGTTGAACTAGATTACCTATATTCTAAAGAGAAATTTACAAAGCACAGAAGTCACTATTAGGGAAGATCAATGGAAAAATGTAGACAAGGATCCTGCGGTCCCTGTTGCGCTCAATCCCACTTTTCAAGCCTGTATGCTCGTATAGACCCCTCTCTTTAGTAAATAGACTCCCTGTCCTGTTTCATATTGCAGATATGCAGTTCACCCCCAACCCCCCTCCTTCATTAGAAATAGGCAGTGGCTAACGTGATGCCTCCCTCCCTTCCTCAGCGTGTGGTTTGCCCAGTGGAAGCCAGTCTAAAAGGGCtcatgtggaaccgatccatcTCACCCAACAGTCTGCTGGAGACCACCATCAATGAAGAAGTGCGGCCTCATGACCTTGAGGAGGAAGAGGGGATGCTGCAGGTCCAGGCTCCCCATCTGCCCAGCACCACCTCCCGCAGACACACGCTGGCTGAAGTCTCTGCGCGATTCCACCAATGCAATCCACCTTGTAAGTAAGAAACAAGTGGTCTTGAGAGACCTCTACTTAATGCCAAGATAGTTTTTTTAACCTGAATTTCTCTCACAGGTATAGTGGTTAGCCCCTCAGACGGTGCTTCTTCTGACAGTTGTCTGAAGTCCTCTTCCAACCCAAACCCAACTCTCTCCAATGCTATTGGGGAACTTTCCACGCTCTTTGTTTCTGGGACTGGCCCCGGAGCCTTAGCTCCTGCTGGGACACAGCTAGCTTTATCCTCCAACCTGCTCCTACAGAACCAAGGAAGTATGCTTGCAGCCAGCTTCCAAGAGGGCCGTAGGGCTTCAGACACCTCCCTTACACagggttagtttttttatcAAACTTTCATTGATATTGTTGAAATTCTTGAACATATGAAGTTTCTAACAGGACGGTGGTGACTTATTTTTCTAGGActgaaagcattcagacagcaattGAGGAAGAACACACGTACGAAAGGCCTTCTGGGGTTGAACAAGATCAAAGGTCTGGCACGACAGGTGTGCCCTCCGACCTCATGCTCCAGGGGCAGCCGGGGTTCACTGGGACCAAGCATGTGTCCTCCCTCAATCCTCCAGACCTCTAGTGGTCCTCGTGAGCGTCGTAACATGTTGGAAGAGGTTCTACACCAGCAGAGGTAAGAAGAACCTCCAAATACTTAGGATTGCTAAATGCTGCCTACATTTTCTGATCATGCCTGACCATTCCCTTCATTTTCTTCTACAGAATGCTACAGATTCAACATCAACCTCAGCCACAAGTCCAGTCCCAACCCCAGCAGTCCGTGCTGTTCTCCCTCCCCTCGTCTCCTCCATCCAACAATCTCTTTGCCCCCGCTGCCCTCTTTTCCAACCCTCCCACTCAGCCTATCCTCCCTACATGCCAGCGGACCTCTATCACCCTCCAGCACAACCTGTGGCAGCAGCAGCAGTCTCTTGACTCCTCATCCCTCTCTCCAGTGGCTTCCGCTGCCCATCTTCTGGAAGCTCGTCTGCACATCAGCCAGCATCCACATCTCCAACCACACCCTCAGACCCAGCAGCACCTGC
This window encodes:
- the sik1 gene encoding serine/threonine-protein kinase SIK1; translated protein: MVIMTDSSTGSQSSPAGARPLQVGFYEIIRTLGKGNFAVVKLARHKVTKTQVAIKIIDKTRLNSENLEKIYREVQIMKLLNHPHIIKLYQVMETKDMLYIVTEFAKNGEMFDYLTSNGRMSENEARKKFWQILTGVDYCHRHHIVHRDLKTENLLLDANMNIKLADFGFGNFYNAGEPLSTWCGSPPYAAPEVFEGKEYEGPQLDIWSLGVVLYVLVCGSLPFDGDSLPALRQRVTEGRFRIPFFMSQDCENLIRKMLVVDSAKRISIAQIKQHRWMLADPSAPHQILSQSLTDYNSNLGDYSEPVLGIMQTLGIDRQRTVESLQNSSYNHFSAIYYLLLERVKEHRSQQLSRQCGAWNPRSRTASDSSTPEVIMESSESLRTSAFHAASKVNTPVHSESECEQGGLFQRVVCPVEASLKGLMWNRSISPNSLLETTINEEVRPHDLEEEEGMLQVQAPHLPSTTSRRHTLAEVSARFHQCNPPCIVVSPSDGASSDSCLKSSSNPNPTLSNAIGELSTLFVSGTGPGALAPAGTQLALSSNLLLQNQGSMLAASFQEGRRASDTSLTQGLKAFRQQLRKNTRTKGLLGLNKIKGLARQVCPPTSCSRGSRGSLGPSMCPPSILQTSSGPRERRNMLEEVLHQQRMLQIQHQPQPQVQSQPQQSVLFSLPSSPPSNNLFAPAALFSNPPTQPILPTCQRTSITLQHNLWQQQQSLDSSSLSPVASAAHLLEARLHISQHPHLQPHPQTQQHLLIQPSIQPQGLFSLLPHQGGWSLNTSTDPEADVQELACAHQKQQLSSCVMVK